In Blastopirellula sp. J2-11, a single genomic region encodes these proteins:
- a CDS encoding DUF1501 domain-containing protein, whose protein sequence is MTQSNQPERTVKRRDLLRSGLSACVALGCGASVARPTLAADQVDAPQHFPAQAKHVIVLYMSGGYSHVDTFDPKPVLTQKHDQSIGLEPKVIVTGMPKIDRFLKAPAWKFRPNRQCGTEVSDLFPHIRDVMHEVALIRSMNSDHSDHGEATLQLHTGSTSVAMPSFGAWLSFGLGSLNPQLPSHVVLSEHRPYSGAQIWDANFLPALHSGVRILPGKDPLPFLQSPNPTTIRDFEFELLTKINQKHQQQRQDGGQLAGRIAAAQSARGLQIAAPEAFDLSQETKETLHLYGSKPGDVKSYASQCITARRLVERGVRFVEIIDAVGSCSDNWDAAHRDIQSHAKYAQRVDQPVAALITDLKRRGLLEETLLVFCTEFGRTPWAQDGKGTKSRNHHPLAFSCWLAGGGVKPGITYGQSDELGNQVAENMVHIHDFHATILRIMGLDHTRLTYRYAGRDFRLTDVHGHIVEDLLA, encoded by the coding sequence ATGACTCAATCGAATCAACCAGAGCGTACCGTCAAGCGACGCGATCTGCTACGAAGCGGCTTGAGCGCATGCGTCGCGCTGGGTTGCGGCGCTTCGGTCGCACGTCCAACCCTGGCCGCCGATCAAGTCGACGCGCCGCAGCATTTTCCGGCTCAGGCGAAGCATGTGATCGTGCTGTACATGTCAGGCGGATACTCGCACGTCGATACGTTTGATCCGAAGCCGGTCTTGACCCAAAAACATGATCAATCGATCGGCTTAGAGCCGAAAGTCATCGTCACCGGCATGCCGAAGATCGATCGCTTTCTGAAAGCGCCGGCGTGGAAGTTTCGCCCGAACCGGCAATGCGGTACGGAAGTGAGCGATCTGTTTCCGCATATCCGCGACGTGATGCACGAAGTGGCCTTGATTCGCTCTATGAACAGCGATCATAGCGATCACGGCGAAGCGACCTTGCAATTGCACACCGGCAGTACGTCGGTCGCAATGCCCAGTTTCGGAGCCTGGCTCAGTTTCGGCTTGGGTTCGCTCAATCCGCAGCTCCCGTCACATGTCGTTTTATCGGAGCATCGTCCGTACAGCGGCGCCCAAATCTGGGACGCTAACTTTTTACCGGCGCTGCATAGCGGCGTCCGTATCTTGCCGGGCAAAGACCCATTGCCGTTTTTACAGTCCCCCAATCCCACGACGATTCGAGACTTTGAATTTGAGCTGTTGACGAAGATCAACCAAAAACATCAACAGCAGCGGCAAGATGGAGGGCAACTGGCCGGACGCATTGCCGCCGCCCAATCGGCGCGCGGGCTGCAGATCGCCGCTCCCGAAGCGTTTGACCTGTCCCAAGAAACCAAAGAAACGCTGCACTTGTATGGATCGAAACCCGGCGACGTCAAGTCGTACGCGTCGCAGTGCATCACGGCCAGGCGACTGGTGGAACGCGGAGTTCGCTTTGTTGAGATCATCGACGCGGTAGGAAGCTGCAGCGACAACTGGGACGCGGCCCACCGCGATATTCAATCGCACGCCAAATATGCACAGCGCGTCGATCAACCGGTCGCCGCGTTGATTACCGATCTAAAGCGGCGCGGTCTGCTCGAAGAAACGCTCCTCGTCTTTTGCACTGAGTTCGGCCGCACGCCGTGGGCCCAAGACGGCAAAGGAACCAAGAGTCGCAACCATCATCCTTTGGCGTTTTCGTGCTGGCTAGCTGGCGGCGGCGTCAAGCCGGGCATCACCTACGGCCAATCGGACGAACTTGGCAATCAAGTCGCCGAGAACATGGTTCATATTCATGACTTCCACGCGACGATCTTGCGGATCATGGGGTTAGACCATACGCGTCTCACCTATCGATACGCAGGCCGAGACTTCCGTCTCACGGATGTTCATGGACACATCGTAGAAGACCTATTGGCGTAG